In one Fusarium falciforme chromosome 5, complete sequence genomic region, the following are encoded:
- a CDS encoding Protein kinase domain-containing protein — MSFSNSSGGTLALPSPTHAHQIDVTSAVRTLRRSISRSPSSKFLSRSNTQSPDSPHHTSPQSPCRRLGSTPQHQHPLSPHARSAPPHANGAVAHQAIFTPFRPSVRLSLRSAKAAKTSPSRPLTRARASPKSPLKRALNTAPDSGNSLPMVPTPSVIESSGQENNALGATSPKSSEKRHSVHLDVSGSSQSPFKSFDTNNDNFMVSNNCPLKRSDATMNLDQPSQGSPVAKRRSLHGITGLGQNEDQNIFGSNTTSSQSFYIHEDSAAEYELSANGGAPSREPLPSPTPTTTVPKRSSSLRKSTLQQRYGERGSWGRRSGERQLAQISSEFSPSRSRPRLSLDQFVPPAVPQESPFISTTPTSKPPTFTGDRTFQPHPLSKTLTTSSSGNSLTEETPIYAPVARMPDRPRPHLFSRSLPLNATRPTRPSDPSRAMATPNKSQLWVGAFSSTGLISKVNRNPEEEADKKMAPPDTPCKKHSNPFATFPPPAGSALKKRGNNRNSFGGIPSTPFNPIGAPAPNSFGNPGKGLAIFQRGNASRSSRRSSILSLDGEEHKLFGETIDFSNPMEGDAPPTPTKNNITPSLSKVSEKSFECPSANQSPSANRTLHAPTPIAGSTIPREATCKSVLTKPNAGDGIVDISDRLVTLKRRPSPSPPYSSLSRSRAQCGLHSPSSLSTSLMSRPLISREAFTKTNLSDPASPLDGRRTPQTPQESLLPLDTSRLSISQTSESYSDMPPPVTPTAGRDLRSSTSLLVTPVNARTSNLDVDASLNSRFDKVEQIGKGEFSTVYRVTKADPRQMNFEGLSTTPCSRNRSPAKGQVYAVKKSKHPYHGPREREIKVREARILQALSHAEHVVKYYDDWEHNFHLYIQTEFCEEGTLDKFLGNVGQGGRLDDFRIYKILQDLCLGLKEIHDAGFMHHDLKPANILITFEGVLKIGDFGLAQACTSTEGVDVEGDREYMAPEMLKGKARQAADVFSLGLIILETAANVVLPDNGPTWIALRSGDLSEVPSLTWTPSIEVQRDATGNPTESAHSDDFTSGKTHDPSNLFGSFKRSELQQPPEFMVNAMHTSSLDSIVRMMTAQEPDERPTVHQVLELEGLRWVSEHRAAPATVYEGNWGPAELFPVSIAGDSDTEMTDV, encoded by the exons ATGTCCTTCTCCAACAGCAGCGGTGGCACACTCGCCCTCCCATCGCCAACACACGCTCACCAGATCGACGTCACATCAGCTGTGCGCACGCTGCGACGGTCTATCTCACGATCTCCCTCTTCAAAGTTCCTGTCGCGCTCCAACACGCAGAGCCCCGACAGCCCGCACCACACTTCCCCTCAATCGCCCTGCCGCCGACTCGGCTCAACAccgcaacatcaacatcctcTGTCACCGCACGCTCGCTCAGCACCACCTCACGCTAACGGCGCCGTTGCGCACCAGGCCATATTCACTCCTTTCCGCCCGAGTGTCAGACTATCACTGCGATCTGCCAAGGCGGCAAAGACGTCTCCTTCAAGGCCCTTGACACGAGCGCGTGCATCACCAAAGAGTCCCTTGAAGAGAGCGCTTAACACGGCACCTGACAGCGGTAACTCACTCCCAATGGTGCCCACACCCTCTGTCATTGAATCATCGGGGCAGGAGAACAACGCGCTTGGAGCCACAAGCCCCAAGAGCTCCGAGAAGCGCCACAGCGTGCACCTCGACGTCTCGGGCTCCTCACAATCTCCTTTCAAATCCTTTGATACTAACAACGACAACTTCATGGTTTCAAACAACTGCCCGCTGAAGCGCAGCGATGCGACCATGAATCTGGACCAGCCCAGCCAAGGAAGCCCGGTGGCTAAGCGACGGAGCTTGCATGGAATCACAGGACTGGGCCAGAACGAGGATCAGAACATTTTCGGTTCAAACACGACGTCTTCACAGAGCTTTTATATCCATGAAGATTCGGCTGCTGAATATGAACTCTCCGCCAATGGCGGCGCCCCATCGCGCGAGCCACTACCTTCTCCTACGCCAACAACGACGGTTCCTAAGAGGTCGTCTTCGCTACGGAAATCAACTCTTCAGCAAAGGTACGGCGAGCGTGGGTCTTGGGGTAGGCGATCGGGCGAGAGACAGCTTGCTCAGATCAGCTCTGAATTCTCACCGAGCCGAAGCCGACCACGACTTTCTCTGGACCAGTTCGTCCCTCCCGCCGTGCCTCAAGAAAGCCCCTTCATTTCAACCACGCCTACCTCTAAGCCGCCCACTTTCACTGGTGATAGGACCTTCCAGCCTCATCCCCTCTCCAAGACTCTCACAACATCCTCTTCTGGCAATTCCCTGACGGAGGAGACGCCCATCTATGCTCCGGTTGCACGAATGCCAGATCGCCCCAGACCTCACTTGTTTTCTCGCTCTCTGCCTCTTAATGCGACACGACCGACAAGACCGAGTGACCCTTCGAGGGCGATGGCGACCCCCAACAAGTCGCAACTGTGGGTTGGCGCTTTCAGCTCTACAGGCCTGATTTCCAAGGTGAACCGAAACCCGGAAGAGGAGGCGGACAAGAAGATGGCACCGCCAGACACTCCATGCAAGAAGCACTCGAACCCCTTCGCCACCTTTCCTCCACCAGCAGGAAGTGCCCTTAAGAAGAGGGGTAACAACCGTAATTCTTTTGGAGGCATTCCTTCTACACCTTTTAACCCTATCGGCGCCCCAGCTCCCAACAGCTTTGGTAACCCTGGAAAgggcttggccatcttccaGCGTGGTAATGCCTCCCGAAGCTCACGCCGCAGCAGCATCCTTAGCTTGGATGGCGAGGAGCACAAGCTCTTCGGTGAAACCATTGACTTTTCAAACCCCATGGAGGGTGATGCTCCTCCCACTCCCACAAAGAACAATATTACTCCCAGCCTGAGCAAGGTTAGCGAGAAGTCGTTCGAGTGCCCCAGTGCCAACCAAAGCCCAAGTGCAAACCGGACTCTTCACGCCCCCACCCCCATTGCCGGTTCGACAATACCTCGAGAAGCAACTTGTAAGTCGGTCCTCACGAAGCCGAACGCCGGGGATGGCATAGTCGACATTTCAGATCGGCTTGTCACCCTCAAGCGTCGGCCTTCGCCTTCACCTCCTTATTCTTCACTCAGCCGCTCAAGGGCCCAGTGTGGGCTTCACTCCCCTTCCTCTCTAAGCACATCTCTCATGTCTCGACCATTGATTTCTCGTGAAGCATTTACTAAGACAAACCTCTCTGATCCAGCGAGCCCTCTTGATGGACGCCGTACACCACAGACTCCTCAGGAGAgccttctccctctcgaTACCAGCCGACTTTCGATCTCTCAGACCAGCGAGAGCTACTCCGACATGCCGCCTCCCGTTACACCTACAGCAGGCCGGGACCTTCGATCCTCCACTAGCCTTCTTGTAACACCAGTCAACGCCCGCACGAGCaaccttgatgttgatgcaaGCTTGAATTCCCGATTCGACAAGGTTGAACAGATCGGCAAGGGCGAGTTTTCCACAGTCTACCGGGTGACCAAGGCGGATCCCCGACAAATGAACTTTGAGGGTCTGTCCACGACGCCATGCTCCCGAAACCGTAGCCCCGCAAAGGGTCAGGTCTATGCtgtgaagaagagcaagcacCCCTACCATGGGCCTCGAGAGCGAGAGATCAAGGTTCGGGAGGCACGTATCCTGCAGGCTCTGTCTCATGCCGAGCATGTGGTCAAGTACTATGATGACTGGGAGCACAACTTTCACCTGTACATCCAGACAGAATTCTGCGAGGAGGGCACACTTGACAAGTTTCTGGGCAACGTTGGGCAAGGTGGCCGATTGGATGATTTCCGCATCTACAAGATCCTGCAGGACCTTTGCTTG GGTCTGAAGGAGATTCACGATGCGGGGTTCATGCACCACGATTTGAAGCCGGCCAACATTCTCATCACATTTGAGGGCGTTCTCAAGATTGGCGACTTTGGACTTGCCCAGGCTTGCACATCCACTGAGGGTGTCGACGTAGAGGGTGATCGCGAGTACATGGCTCCAGAGAtgctcaagggcaaggcacGTCAAGCTGCCGATGTCTTCTCGCTTGGACTCATCATCCTTGAAACGGCAGCTAATGTCGTGCTCCCGGACAACGGTCCCACGTGGATTGCCCTGCGGTCGGGTGACCTCTCCGAGGTGCCGAGTCTCACATGGACACCATCCATCGAGGTGCAACGAGACGCCACAGGAAACCCTACCGAGTCGGCTCACAGCGATGATTTCACCAGCGGAAAGACGCACGATCCTAGCAACCTGTTTGGCTCGTTTAAGCGATCGGAACTGCAGCAACCCCCTGAATTCATGGTTAATGCCATGCACACCAGCTCTCTCGATTCGATTGTCCGGATGATGACGGCACAGGAGCCCGATGAGCGACCTACGGTGCACCAGGTGCTCGAACTTGAGGGACTGCGGTGGGTTAGCGAACATCGGGCCGCTCCGGCGACGGTATACGAGGGAAACTGGGGACCAGCCGAACTGTTCCCCGTGTCCATCGCGGGTGATAGCGACACTGAGATGACGGATGTTTGA